A window from gamma proteobacterium SS-5 encodes these proteins:
- a CDS encoding DNA-binding protein yields the protein MANLVVRNLDPTVVAALKQRASRHGRSTEAEHRALLEEVLLHPRPKSFAEVLLGIPDVGRDEDFVRQEDKMDAARVFD from the coding sequence ATGGCCAACCTCGTCGTTAGAAATCTTGATCCCACTGTCGTGGCTGCATTAAAGCAGCGGGCCAGTCGGCATGGCCGGAGTACCGAAGCGGAACATCGTGCCTTGCTGGAAGAGGTACTTCTGCACCCTCGACCCAAGTCTTTTGCTGAGGTCCTGCTGGGTATTCCTGATGTAGGCAGGGATGAGGACTTTGTCCGTCAGGAGGACAAAATGGATGCGGCTCGTGTATTTGATTGA
- a CDS encoding type II toxin-antitoxin system VapC family toxin, translated as MYLIDTNIISELRKHEQANAGVLRFFRQAIEQNDRLYLSVITVGELRRGVELIRHRGDLQQAVILESWLVQLLIDYGAQVLDINADVAQLWGRIRVPHPENALDKLIAATALIYDLKLVTRNKKDFSISGLTVLNPFS; from the coding sequence GTGTATTTGATTGATACGAATATTATCAGCGAACTGCGCAAGCATGAACAGGCTAATGCTGGCGTTTTAAGGTTCTTTCGGCAGGCCATTGAGCAGAATGACAGGCTTTATCTCTCTGTCATCACTGTCGGTGAACTGCGTCGTGGGGTTGAGTTGATACGTCATCGCGGTGATCTGCAACAGGCGGTGATCCTGGAGAGCTGGTTGGTTCAACTGTTGATTGATTACGGCGCTCAGGTACTCGACATCAACGCAGATGTTGCTCAATTATGGGGGCGTATTCGCGTACCTCATCCCGAAAACGCGCTGGACAAGCTCATTGCCGCCACTGCCCTGATTTATGATTTGAAACTGGTAACTCGAAACAAAAAGGATTTTTCTATCTCTGGCTTGACGGTACTCAATCCTTTCTCCTAG
- a CDS encoding type II toxin-antitoxin system prevent-host-death family antitoxin translates to MRHVQIAEAKATLSALLARVEAGETVAITRHGRVVARLVPDEARMASELFAPLWSESDEIDFSAPEDHPPQPIAPL, encoded by the coding sequence ATGCGCCATGTCCAGATTGCAGAGGCCAAAGCCACCCTGTCGGCGTTGCTGGCACGTGTTGAGGCCGGTGAGACTGTGGCGATTACTCGTCACGGTCGGGTTGTTGCGCGCTTGGTGCCTGATGAGGCGCGGATGGCATCTGAGCTGTTTGCGCCCCTTTGGTCTGAATCGGATGAGATTGATTTCTCCGCGCCTGAAGATCATCCACCCCAGCCCATTGCTCCGCTCTGA
- a CDS encoding type II toxin-antitoxin system VapC family toxin, protein MRYLLDTNVFIGAMKGLAPIRQRLQVTPLSDIALSVIVLGELELGVEKSAYRDKNAAKLSAILENIEVYPLDAQVSRIYAQIRARLEGKGVTIGANDYWIAAQALVLDRVLVTDNEAEFSRVPDLRIESWLRG, encoded by the coding sequence ATGCGTTATCTACTTGATACCAATGTTTTTATAGGAGCGATGAAGGGGCTGGCGCCGATTCGACAGCGGTTGCAGGTCACGCCCCTGTCTGACATTGCCCTGTCTGTCATTGTGTTGGGGGAGCTCGAATTGGGAGTGGAGAAAAGCGCCTACAGGGACAAGAATGCCGCCAAGCTCTCAGCTATTCTGGAGAATATCGAAGTTTATCCGCTGGATGCTCAGGTCAGCCGAATCTATGCCCAGATTAGGGCTCGGCTGGAAGGGAAGGGGGTGACCATTGGGGCCAATGATTACTGGATTGCCGCACAGGCCCTGGTTTTGGACCGCGTGCTGGTCACTGACAACGAAGCAGAGTTTTCCCGCGTACCCGACTTGCGGATTGAAAGCTGGTTGAGGGGTTGA
- a CDS encoding type II toxin-antitoxin system VapC family toxin codes for MIVLDTHAWLWWMNESDALPQSAAQSIASSNTVGIPAICCWELAMLVAKKRVGLSMDVAVWIDLALQRPKVKLLPLTPEIAVLSTRLPGDFHGDPADRLIVASSLAAGAPLVTKDRAITDWGYLSIRW; via the coding sequence GTGATTGTCCTCGACACCCATGCTTGGCTGTGGTGGATGAATGAATCCGACGCCTTGCCGCAATCCGCTGCTCAATCCATTGCATCCAGCAACACCGTGGGCATACCTGCAATTTGCTGCTGGGAGCTGGCCATGCTGGTCGCCAAGAAGCGGGTGGGGTTGAGTATGGACGTAGCGGTGTGGATCGACTTGGCCTTACAGCGACCCAAGGTAAAACTACTGCCGTTAACACCCGAAATAGCCGTTCTCTCCACGCGGTTACCGGGCGATTTCCACGGCGACCCTGCGGACCGGCTCATCGTCGCCAGCAGTTTAGCGGCAGGCGCGCCACTGGTGACAAAGGACCGTGCCATTACGGATTGGGGATACCTGAGTATCCGCTGGTAA
- a CDS encoding caspase family protein: MRHTRHLTTRLLLLLVLLPALSGPLLAADRALLIGVGQYANPAFNLEGIDIDVNNMQVLAERLGFAEIRSLQDQDATAAQVEQVFKDWLIPGVGPNDRVLIYYSGHGTQVKDDNGDETDGADEVLVMHDAALTDGKIGGVLRDDLIYTWLSQIPSQNIMVLVDACNSGTVTKNISLGSLSSGVNRGQSKFLHYEGMPSAGRKEMALDNPQQGKVNYVALSAAADNERALATSKGSLFTRAVTEIVEKGLQQENKSLGLRGLKRIQSDSYSGRGGAVAAEDLTLERIHREAKPLIATYIGEEEIFDSSQMFHPQLSGNLELAQKALMVRPVLSGEGPEWQRFRALADGAGDQLKVSAESQRLEEGDLLQLRVETPGKGYLNILQVNANDQVTVLYPNGFDQDNQVGKGLQEFPGPRPFDWVVQEPFGPNLIIVLFSRRPLNLYQASSGARDASGKILDAFTSMNAATTRNVVAAQPLQASALQLISCADLRQCGP, translated from the coding sequence ATGCGTCACACTCGTCATTTAACCACTCGTCTGCTGCTGTTGCTTGTGCTCCTGCCTGCCCTGAGTGGGCCGCTGTTGGCGGCAGACCGCGCTTTGCTCATCGGCGTGGGTCAGTATGCCAACCCGGCCTTCAATCTGGAGGGGATAGACATAGATGTCAACAACATGCAGGTGCTGGCCGAACGCTTGGGTTTTGCTGAAATCCGTTCGTTGCAGGATCAGGATGCCACTGCCGCTCAGGTGGAGCAGGTCTTCAAGGACTGGCTGATACCTGGCGTAGGGCCCAATGATCGGGTGCTGATCTACTACAGCGGCCACGGCACTCAGGTCAAGGACGATAACGGTGATGAAACCGATGGCGCCGACGAGGTGCTGGTGATGCACGATGCGGCGCTCACCGATGGCAAGATCGGGGGCGTGTTGCGGGATGATCTGATCTACACCTGGCTGAGCCAAATCCCCAGCCAGAACATCATGGTGCTGGTGGACGCCTGCAACAGCGGCACGGTCACCAAGAACATCAGCCTCGGTAGCCTGAGTTCCGGGGTCAATCGCGGCCAGTCGAAGTTTCTCCACTATGAGGGCATGCCCTCGGCCGGGCGCAAGGAGATGGCGCTGGATAACCCGCAGCAGGGCAAGGTCAACTATGTCGCCCTCTCTGCCGCCGCGGACAATGAGCGCGCCCTGGCCACCAGCAAGGGCAGCCTGTTCACCCGTGCAGTTACCGAGATCGTCGAAAAGGGCCTGCAGCAGGAAAACAAGAGCCTGGGTCTGCGCGGGCTCAAGCGCATCCAGAGCGACAGCTATTCTGGCCGAGGGGGCGCTGTGGCGGCCGAGGATTTGACCCTGGAGCGGATTCATCGTGAAGCCAAGCCGCTGATCGCCACCTACATCGGTGAGGAGGAAATCTTCGACAGCTCGCAGATGTTTCACCCGCAGCTCAGCGGCAACCTGGAGCTGGCGCAAAAGGCCCTGATGGTGCGGCCGGTGCTGAGCGGCGAAGGGCCGGAATGGCAGCGTTTTCGTGCCCTGGCCGATGGCGCTGGTGACCAACTCAAGGTCAGTGCAGAGAGCCAGCGGCTGGAGGAGGGCGACCTGTTGCAGTTACGCGTGGAAACCCCTGGCAAGGGCTATCTGAACATCCTGCAGGTCAACGCCAATGACCAGGTGACGGTGCTCTATCCCAACGGCTTTGATCAAGACAACCAGGTAGGCAAGGGACTGCAGGAGTTTCCTGGCCCGCGGCCCTTTGACTGGGTGGTGCAGGAGCCCTTTGGCCCCAACCTGATCATTGTCCTGTTCAGTCGCCGCCCGCTAAACCTCTACCAGGCCAGCAGTGGTGCCCGCGATGCCTCGGGCAAGATCCTCGATGCCTTCACCAGCATGAATGCGGCCACTACCCGCAATGTGGTCGCTGCCCAGCCCCTGCAGGCCAGCGCGTTGCAATTGATCAGCTGCGCCGACCTGCGCCAGTGTGGGCCATGA
- a CDS encoding DUF3160 domain-containing protein has translation MKMTNWLVMASLLLTGPAMAAPFYGGLFDLYEKNRREQVPNYITEDLLLLSYGLLEAQATQNLEQEQIMPRTQAMIQKLDQALKVALNQNQPEDQDEVSQANRDYLAVLMALGSDTAFPLSQRAQAEHQLIQQAKGISRSPLWGYDLDYSQFKPRGRYTQSPQLQAYFRSLRYANTVLFAVTPSRATGVTAEMAQRMAAQAAQLQQLLQTDAELDQARQALLQLMEQRFGRNEDLSDQDLRQVVQQNPDDLALALLQRARQQQRQPRILGGLIDLAKLEPELSPADALTGWRLLPASFSAESAAFQQLVAPYSGVWTGQQSDLANPDYARPFGLGSLGGQPVKAYPSSLELLALLGSQEASQRLHQQQEDQFSDYAQAFAQAKTLLQSGQGLGQQRLGQQRLDFIAASANPEPGKDALERTQALRALWTQSRHSEQLYLKQSYTPTFKAMVLSKPRAGTRLEPSAQLYAGLGQMAESWAQSWAKQGMQGWSEFAKLLQRLVELSEKQASGVLDEEEEAFLNQLDKQLLALTGCRVPADHDMGGAAFQLPVALL, from the coding sequence ATGAAGATGACAAACTGGTTGGTGATGGCCAGCCTGCTGCTGACTGGCCCTGCAATGGCGGCTCCCTTCTACGGCGGTCTGTTTGACCTCTACGAAAAAAACCGGCGTGAGCAGGTGCCCAACTACATCACCGAAGACCTGCTGTTGCTCAGCTATGGTCTGCTGGAAGCTCAGGCCACCCAGAATCTGGAACAAGAACAGATCATGCCCCGGACGCAGGCCATGATCCAAAAGCTGGACCAGGCTCTAAAGGTGGCTCTAAACCAGAACCAGCCGGAAGACCAAGATGAAGTCAGTCAGGCCAATCGGGACTACCTGGCTGTGCTCATGGCCCTGGGCAGCGACACAGCCTTTCCCTTGTCGCAACGCGCTCAAGCCGAGCATCAGCTGATTCAACAGGCCAAGGGTATCAGCCGCTCACCCCTCTGGGGCTATGACCTGGACTACAGCCAATTCAAGCCCCGCGGACGCTATACCCAAAGCCCGCAGTTGCAGGCGTATTTCCGCAGCCTGCGTTATGCCAATACGGTGCTGTTTGCCGTCACCCCCAGTCGCGCCACCGGGGTGACCGCAGAGATGGCCCAGCGCATGGCGGCGCAAGCGGCGCAGTTGCAGCAGCTATTGCAGACCGATGCCGAGCTGGATCAAGCCCGTCAGGCGCTATTGCAACTCATGGAGCAGCGATTCGGTCGCAACGAAGACCTCAGCGATCAAGACCTGCGCCAAGTAGTGCAGCAAAACCCGGACGACCTTGCCCTGGCCCTGCTACAGCGGGCACGCCAGCAGCAACGCCAACCGCGCATCCTCGGCGGGCTGATCGACCTGGCCAAGTTGGAGCCCGAGCTCAGCCCAGCAGATGCCCTGACCGGCTGGCGACTGCTACCTGCCAGCTTCAGCGCCGAAAGCGCCGCCTTCCAGCAACTCGTCGCTCCCTACAGTGGCGTTTGGACCGGGCAACAATCCGACCTGGCCAACCCTGATTATGCAAGGCCCTTTGGCCTGGGCAGCCTGGGTGGCCAGCCGGTCAAGGCCTATCCCAGCAGTCTGGAACTGCTCGCCCTGCTCGGCAGCCAAGAGGCCAGCCAACGCCTGCACCAGCAGCAGGAAGATCAATTCAGCGACTACGCCCAGGCCTTTGCCCAGGCCAAAACCCTGCTGCAGAGTGGCCAGGGGCTGGGGCAGCAGCGGCTGGGGCAGCAGCGGCTGGATTTCATCGCCGCCAGCGCCAATCCCGAACCGGGCAAGGATGCTCTGGAGCGCACACAAGCCCTGCGCGCCCTCTGGACCCAGAGCCGGCACAGCGAACAGCTCTACCTCAAACAGTCCTACACCCCCACGTTCAAGGCCATGGTGCTGAGCAAACCCAGAGCGGGCACCCGCTTGGAGCCCTCGGCACAGCTCTATGCCGGCCTCGGCCAGATGGCGGAATCCTGGGCGCAATCCTGGGCCAAACAGGGCATGCAAGGTTGGAGTGAGTTCGCCAAGCTGTTGCAACGCTTGGTAGAACTGAGTGAGAAGCAGGCAAGCGGTGTGCTGGATGAGGAGGAAGAGGCTTTTCTCAACCAGCTGGACAAGCAACTGCTGGCCCTCACCGGGTGTCGAGTCCCGGCTGATCATGACATGGGCGGTGCTGCTTTTCAGCTACCTGTTGCATTACTGTGA
- the mtaB gene encoding tRNA (N(6)-L-threonylcarbamoyladenosine(37)-C(2))-methylthiotransferase MtaB, whose amino-acid sequence MILHLSSLGCRLNEAELETWARQFQQRGHVLSPDPQQADLLVVNTCAVTDEAVRKSRKLLRRAQRDNPSARLVVSGCYASLNPQESASLPGVDLLIDNRDKPRLVELVCQQLDLPLMPTSAAEAEASPFRRGRQRAFIKVQDGCRYRCSYCIVTLARGEERSRPAGEIIDEINALQHQGIQEAVLAGVHLGGYGSDTGSSLTQLIGQVLRETDLPRLRLGSLEPWGLSADFWALFADPRLLPHLHLPLQSGARSVLRRMARRCDPASYRQLVAEARAAVAGFNITTDIIVGFPGESEPEWRQTLEFCAEIGFGHIHIFAFSPRQGSKAATLPQQIPTEIKRQRSKQLEQLAVQGRERLLRDQVGRRVQVLMEGKQADAQGYWWGYTPNYLRLALPTEHGLELGNRILEVDITGWQGGHLLGEQRTEVGD is encoded by the coding sequence ATGATCCTACACCTGAGCAGCCTTGGCTGCCGCCTTAATGAGGCCGAATTGGAGACCTGGGCGCGCCAGTTCCAGCAGCGCGGCCATGTCCTGAGCCCGGACCCACAGCAGGCCGATCTGCTGGTGGTGAATACCTGCGCGGTGACCGATGAGGCGGTGCGCAAGTCACGCAAGCTGCTGCGCCGGGCGCAGCGTGACAACCCCAGTGCCCGGCTGGTGGTGAGCGGCTGCTACGCCTCGCTCAACCCCCAGGAGTCGGCCAGCCTGCCCGGCGTCGATCTGCTCATCGATAACCGCGACAAGCCCCGTCTGGTAGAGCTGGTCTGCCAGCAACTGGACCTGCCGTTGATGCCGACAAGTGCCGCCGAGGCCGAGGCCAGCCCCTTCCGGCGCGGCCGTCAGCGTGCCTTCATCAAGGTGCAGGACGGCTGCCGCTACCGCTGTAGCTACTGCATAGTTACCCTGGCTCGGGGCGAGGAGCGCAGCCGACCGGCGGGGGAGATTATCGATGAGATCAACGCCCTGCAGCACCAGGGCATCCAGGAGGCGGTGCTCGCCGGGGTGCATCTGGGGGGTTACGGTAGTGATACGGGCAGCAGCCTGACGCAATTGATCGGCCAGGTGCTGCGGGAGACCGACCTGCCGCGCCTGCGCCTGGGCTCCCTGGAGCCTTGGGGGCTGAGCGCCGATTTCTGGGCCCTGTTCGCCGACCCGCGCCTGTTGCCGCACCTGCACCTGCCCCTGCAAAGCGGTGCCCGCTCGGTGTTGCGGCGCATGGCCCGGCGCTGTGATCCCGCCAGCTATCGCCAGCTGGTGGCCGAGGCCCGTGCGGCGGTGGCCGGGTTCAACATCACCACCGATATCATCGTCGGCTTTCCCGGCGAAAGCGAGCCGGAGTGGCGGCAGACCCTGGAGTTCTGCGCCGAGATCGGCTTTGGCCATATCCACATCTTCGCCTTCTCACCGCGCCAGGGGAGCAAGGCGGCGACCCTACCGCAGCAGATCCCCACCGAGATCAAGCGTCAGCGCAGCAAACAGCTGGAGCAACTGGCCGTGCAGGGCCGGGAGCGGTTGTTGCGGGACCAGGTCGGCCGCCGGGTGCAGGTGCTGATGGAGGGTAAACAGGCCGATGCCCAAGGCTACTGGTGGGGCTACACGCCCAACTATCTGCGCCTTGCCCTGCCCACCGAGCACGGGCTGGAACTGGGTAACCGCATCCTGGAGGTGGATATTACAGGCTGGCAGGGGGGTCACCTGCTGGGCGAACAGAGGACAGAAGTCGGGGACTGA
- a CDS encoding two-component system response regulator: MENLTKRQLILIVDDVPDNIDVLGGILRRNYNIKVALDGQRALRIAVSDPKPDLILLDIMMPGIDGYEVCKRLKADPVTSDIPIIFITARDDSADEEHGFELGAVDYITKPISPSVVSARVRTHLALYDQQRQLAEQVNARTQELNTTRLEIIRRLGRAAKYRDNETGYHVIRMSHFAKLIAQAYGSNPEWTEMLFNAAPMHDIGKIGVSDLILLKPGKLDADEWRQMQQHTLIGAEIIGDNPNPLLQMARTIALTHHEKWDGSGYPQGLAGEDIPLEGRICAIADVFDALTSVRPYKKAWSVEDAAALIERDSGSHFDPRLTPLFKQVLPEILNFRKSYMDHD; the protein is encoded by the coding sequence GATAACATCGATGTCCTCGGCGGCATCCTGCGCCGCAATTACAATATCAAGGTCGCCCTGGATGGCCAGCGGGCCCTGCGTATCGCCGTCAGCGATCCCAAGCCGGACCTGATCCTGCTCGATATCATGATGCCCGGCATCGACGGCTACGAGGTGTGCAAGCGCCTCAAGGCCGACCCGGTGACCAGCGATATCCCGATCATCTTCATCACCGCCCGTGATGACAGCGCCGACGAGGAACACGGCTTTGAGCTGGGCGCGGTGGACTACATCACCAAGCCGATCAGCCCCTCGGTGGTATCGGCCCGGGTCCGCACCCATCTGGCCCTGTACGATCAGCAGCGGCAACTGGCCGAGCAGGTCAATGCCCGCACCCAGGAACTCAACACCACGCGCCTGGAGATCATCCGCCGTCTGGGCCGCGCCGCCAAGTACCGCGACAACGAGACCGGCTACCACGTCATCCGCATGAGCCATTTTGCCAAGCTCATCGCCCAGGCCTACGGCAGCAACCCGGAGTGGACCGAGATGCTGTTCAACGCCGCGCCCATGCACGACATCGGCAAGATCGGCGTATCCGACCTGATCCTGCTCAAGCCCGGCAAGCTGGATGCCGACGAATGGCGGCAGATGCAGCAGCATACCCTGATCGGTGCCGAGATCATCGGCGACAACCCCAACCCCCTGCTACAGATGGCCCGCACCATCGCCCTGACCCATCACGAGAAATGGGACGGCAGCGGCTACCCCCAGGGCCTGGCCGGCGAGGACATCCCGTTGGAAGGGCGCATCTGCGCCATTGCCGACGTATTCGATGCCCTGACCTCGGTACGCCCTTACAAAAAGGCCTGGAGCGTGGAGGATGCCGCCGCCCTGATCGAACGCGACAGCGGCAGCCACTTCGACCCCAGGCTCACCCCCCTGTTCAAGCAGGTGCTGCCCGAGATCCTCAATTTCCGCAAGTCCTATATGGATCACGACTGA